In Prunus dulcis chromosome 1, ALMONDv2, whole genome shotgun sequence, the following are encoded in one genomic region:
- the LOC117618839 gene encoding glutamyl-tRNA(Gln) amidotransferase subunit C, chloroplastic/mitochondrial, producing the protein MGSRALLLVKGVSSSSLPKNQLFCNFNCKSNFPRPNNNWVRTNCSTTQSSGPSLEPPDLPRLAQTARISLTPHEVEEFAPKIGLVIDWFGQLQDVDLQSVEPSIRADTEGDSFRADIPETFENREAMIAAVPNYEEPYIKVPKVLNKE; encoded by the exons ATGGGAAGCAGAGCTTTGCTTCTGGTCAAGGGAGTGTCTTCTTCTTCGCTACCCAAGAACCAGCTTTTCTGCAACTTTAACTGCAAAAGCAACTTTCCTCGTCCTAACAACAACTGGGTTCGTACAAATTGCTCAACAACCCAAAGCAGCGGGCCTTCTCTGGAGCCTCCAGACTTGCCTCGTTTGGCTCAGACTGCTCGAATTTCTCTGACCCCTCATGAG GTTGAAGAATTTGCTCCCAAAATTGGACTTGTTATAGATTG GTTTGGGCAGCTTCAAGATGTTGATCTTCAAAGTGTGGAGCCCTCAATCAGAGCAG ATACTGAAGGTGATAGTTTCCGGGCCGATATTCCTGAAACATTTGAGAACAG GGAGGCCATGATTGCAGCTGTTCCAAACTATGAGGAGCCATATATTAAAGTTCCCAAGGTCTTGAACAAGGAGTAG